In a single window of the Limnochorda sp. L945t genome:
- a CDS encoding ABC transporter permease, translating into MDEHTPAALASPSGDPAATPSGWRLLEAAFLREWVSLRRYPFNLVSGVLTLLIVFFLLFYGVRLIPGAFQLGQTLSGLVVGFVSWVAMLAAFQGFSEEITRGALEGTLEQQALSPWGLDRVLLAGAVAGNVSNLAVTGIVLLAVMAIARQPLYVPVLDVALMLVLLMVQGAAFGLVMGGLALLYKRVEASFQIWQFLFIGLLIIPWDGSPWVRLIPFTWTHYVLQHVMRHGARVSDMAADVVGAAVVSLVYFLIAWALFRRMDRAARRLARLAHY; encoded by the coding sequence ATGGATGAACACACGCCGGCGGCCCTCGCCTCTCCATCCGGAGATCCGGCTGCGACTCCGAGCGGGTGGAGGCTCCTGGAGGCCGCCTTCTTGCGGGAATGGGTGTCGCTGCGCCGGTATCCGTTCAACCTGGTGTCCGGCGTTCTCACGCTCCTCATCGTGTTCTTCTTGCTTTTCTACGGCGTCAGGCTGATACCGGGCGCGTTCCAGCTGGGACAGACGTTGAGCGGTCTCGTGGTGGGCTTCGTCAGCTGGGTCGCCATGCTCGCGGCTTTTCAAGGGTTCTCGGAGGAGATCACACGCGGCGCCCTGGAAGGCACCCTCGAACAGCAGGCCCTCTCTCCCTGGGGGTTGGACCGGGTGCTACTGGCCGGCGCGGTGGCGGGCAACGTCAGCAACCTGGCCGTGACCGGCATCGTTTTGCTCGCCGTGATGGCCATCGCCCGCCAGCCCCTGTACGTGCCAGTTCTGGACGTAGCGTTGATGCTGGTGCTGTTGATGGTTCAGGGCGCGGCGTTCGGGCTGGTGATGGGCGGGCTGGCCCTGTTGTACAAGCGGGTCGAGGCGTCCTTTCAGATCTGGCAGTTCCTCTTCATCGGCTTGCTGATCATCCCGTGGGACGGCTCGCCGTGGGTGCGCCTCATCCCGTTCACCTGGACCCACTACGTCCTGCAGCACGTCATGCGGCACGGAGCGAGGGTGAGCGACATGGCGGCGGACGTGGTGGGCGCCGCTGTCGTCAGCCTGGTTTACTTCCTGATCGCCTGGGCGCTTTTCCGGCGCATGGACCGCGCCGCCCGCCGCCTGGCTCGCCTGGCCCACTATTGA